The following coding sequences lie in one Streptomyces sp. NBC_00510 genomic window:
- a CDS encoding RNA-binding transcriptional accessory protein: MTTTVSVERRIAEELGVREGQVTSAVELLDGGATVPFVARYRKEATDGLDDAQLRTLEERLRYLRELDERRAAILESIDSQGKLDDALKAQILAADSKARLEDIYLPYKPKRRTKAQIAREAGLEPLADRLLGDPSLEPQAEAAGFVDADKGVADAAAALEGARAILTERWSEDADLVGGLRTRMWERGRLVAKVREGKEEAGAKFADYFDFAEPYTKLPSHRVLAMLRGEKEEVLDLTMEPEEPVAEGPSSFERTIAHHFGVADRGRPADKWLADSVRWAWRTRFLVRLGLDLRVQLRQDAEDEAVRVFAANLRDLLLAAPAGTRATMGLDPGFRTGVKVAVVDATGKVVATDTIYPHVPRNQWDASIASLARLAAAHKVDLVAIGNGTASRETDKLAADLIKRHPELKLTKAVVSEAGASVYSASAYASAELPELDVSLRGAVSIARRLQDPLAELVKIDPKSIGVGQYQHDLSEVKLSRSLDAVVEDCVNGVGVDVNTASVPLLRRVSGITEGLAANIVAHRDANGPFRRRTALKDVARLGPKAYEQCAGFLRIPDGDDPLDASSVHPESYPVVRRMSTAAGTDIRALIGNTTVLRGLTPREFVDDTFGLPTVTDILSELEKPGRDPRPAFKTAAFKEGVEELKDLRPGMVLEGVVTNVAAFGAFVDIGVHQDGLVHVSAMSRNFVSDPREVAKPGDIVRVKVLDVDIPRKRISLTLRLEDEASAPKGNAAGGRPERGARPDRPDRRGGNPPRQSRGGDRDPPAPGGAMADALRRAGLDKGLGGGNNGRRG; this comes from the coding sequence GGCGGCGCGACTGTGCCGTTCGTGGCCCGGTACCGCAAGGAGGCGACGGACGGCCTCGACGACGCCCAGCTGCGGACGCTGGAGGAGCGCCTGCGCTACCTGCGCGAACTGGACGAGCGGCGGGCCGCCATCCTGGAGTCCATCGACTCCCAGGGCAAGCTCGACGACGCCCTGAAGGCGCAGATCCTCGCCGCGGACTCCAAGGCCCGCCTCGAGGACATCTACCTGCCCTACAAGCCCAAGCGGCGCACCAAGGCGCAGATCGCCCGCGAGGCCGGCCTGGAGCCGCTCGCCGACCGCCTCCTCGGCGACCCGTCCCTGGAACCGCAGGCCGAGGCCGCCGGGTTCGTCGACGCCGACAAGGGCGTCGCCGACGCCGCGGCGGCGCTGGAGGGCGCCCGCGCGATCCTCACCGAGCGGTGGTCCGAGGACGCCGACCTCGTCGGGGGACTGCGCACCCGGATGTGGGAGCGGGGCCGGCTGGTCGCCAAGGTGCGCGAGGGCAAGGAGGAGGCGGGCGCGAAGTTCGCGGACTACTTCGACTTCGCCGAGCCGTACACCAAGCTCCCCTCGCACCGTGTGCTCGCCATGCTGCGCGGTGAGAAGGAGGAGGTCCTCGACCTCACCATGGAGCCCGAGGAGCCGGTCGCGGAGGGCCCCTCCAGCTTCGAGCGCACGATCGCCCACCACTTCGGCGTCGCCGACCGCGGCCGCCCCGCCGACAAGTGGCTCGCCGACAGCGTCCGCTGGGCCTGGCGCACCCGCTTCCTCGTCCGGCTCGGCCTCGACCTGCGCGTCCAGCTGCGCCAGGACGCCGAGGACGAGGCGGTCCGGGTCTTCGCCGCCAACCTGCGCGACCTGCTGCTCGCCGCCCCCGCCGGCACGCGCGCCACCATGGGCCTGGACCCGGGCTTCCGCACCGGCGTCAAGGTGGCCGTGGTCGACGCCACGGGCAAGGTCGTCGCCACCGACACGATCTACCCGCACGTGCCGCGCAACCAGTGGGACGCCTCCATCGCGTCGCTCGCCCGGCTCGCCGCCGCCCACAAGGTCGACCTGGTCGCCATCGGCAACGGAACCGCCTCCCGCGAGACCGACAAGCTCGCCGCGGACCTCATCAAGCGGCACCCGGAACTGAAGCTGACCAAGGCCGTGGTGTCCGAGGCGGGCGCCTCGGTCTACTCCGCCTCCGCCTACGCCTCCGCCGAGCTCCCCGAGCTCGACGTGTCGCTGCGCGGCGCCGTCTCCATCGCCCGCCGTCTCCAGGACCCGCTCGCCGAACTCGTCAAGATCGACCCCAAGTCGATCGGCGTCGGCCAGTACCAGCACGACCTGTCCGAGGTGAAACTCTCGCGCTCCCTCGACGCGGTCGTCGAGGACTGCGTGAACGGCGTCGGCGTCGACGTCAACACCGCCTCCGTGCCGCTGTTGCGCCGCGTCTCCGGCATCACCGAGGGCCTGGCCGCCAACATCGTCGCCCACCGCGACGCCAACGGCCCGTTCCGCCGGCGCACCGCCCTGAAGGACGTGGCCCGGCTCGGCCCCAAGGCGTACGAGCAGTGCGCCGGATTCCTGCGGATCCCCGACGGCGACGACCCGCTGGACGCCTCCAGCGTGCACCCCGAGTCCTACCCCGTCGTACGGCGCATGAGCACGGCGGCGGGCACCGACATCAGGGCGCTCATCGGCAACACCACGGTGCTGCGCGGGCTGACGCCGCGGGAGTTCGTCGACGACACCTTCGGTCTGCCGACGGTCACCGACATCCTCTCCGAACTGGAGAAGCCCGGACGCGACCCGCGGCCCGCCTTCAAGACCGCCGCCTTCAAGGAGGGTGTCGAGGAACTCAAGGACCTCAGGCCCGGCATGGTCCTGGAGGGTGTCGTCACCAATGTCGCGGCCTTCGGCGCCTTCGTGGACATCGGCGTCCACCAGGACGGGCTCGTGCACGTCTCGGCGATGTCCAGGAACTTCGTGAGCGACCCGCGCGAGGTGGCCAAGCCCGGCGACATCGTCCGCGTCAAGGTGCTCGACGTCGACATCCCGCGCAAGCGCATCTCCCTCACCCTCCGTCTGGAGGACGAGGCGAGCGCGCCCAAGGGCAACGCCGCCGGTGGACGTCCCGAGCGCGGCGCCCGCCCCGACCGGCCCGACCGCCGCGGCGGCAACCCGCCCCGCCAGTCCCGCGGCGGCGACCGCGACCCTCCGGCCCCCGGCGGCGCCATGGCCGACGCCCTGCGCCGCGCCGGGCTCGACAAGGGCCTCGGCGGAGGCAACAACGGCCGCCGCGGCTGA